One segment of Asterias rubens chromosome 2, eAstRub1.3, whole genome shotgun sequence DNA contains the following:
- the LOC117307028 gene encoding neurotrypsin-like, producing the protein MSSVPVATTKLLLCALLSGFCIAYPVSVDIEGPYVTGPPCMSAPLGMENGAIPDAKITASSYASSSYYPRYARLNDNNKFWRPSPTTNSWIQVDLGVPSPALTGVIVQGTTSYYVKTFSVQYSQTGSSGSWKDFDDEGGNTLVFNGNDNSGRQATVSFPVTLRARFLRLLPITWQGGLVFLDFEVFGCRDGIVRLVGGDDELSGRVEIYHDDGWGAVCDTNWDFNDATTVCRQLGYIEASEAKNGSFFGGTQLPTVMDRVACRGTEPYISECSFVCDGFQPCNSTAGVVCKPNTIRLAGESNDTASGRVEIYKDGYWGAICDNDWDITDAGVACRQLGFAGAEEAKSGGYFSHGSGPIRYMHGLMCDGSEAKITDCPSRCWDEPTCNSTETAGVVCLQGTARPQIGQDLFPLQ; encoded by the exons GGTTTTGTATTGCCTATCCCGTCAGCGTGGATATCGAAGGGCCATATGTAACAG GGCCACCATGTATGAGCGCACCTCTAGGAATGGAGAATGGTGCTATTCCTGACGCTAAGATTACTGCATCGAGCTACGCTAGCTCCTCATACTACCCAAGATACGCTCGACTTAATG ATAACAACAAATTTTGGCGTCCCAGTCCAACCACAAACTCATGGATTCAAGTTGACTTGGGAGTACCAAGTCCAGCGCTAACTGGAGTCATTGTACAGGGGACTACAAGTTACTATGTTAAAACCTTCAGTGTGCAGTATAGTCAAACTGGATCTTCGGGGAGCTGGAAAGATTTCGACGATGAGGGTGGAAATACCTTAGTG TTCAATGGTAACGACAACTCTGGTCGACAAGCGACTGTTAGCTTTCCTGTGACGCTGAGGGCACGATTTTTGCGGCTTTTACCAATAACGTGGCAGGGCGGTTTAGTATTCCTGGACTTCGAAGTGTTTGGGTGTCGAG ATGGTATCGTTCGATTAGTGGGAGGTGATGACGAACTTAGTGGTCGAGTCGAGATTTATCATGACGATGGTTGGGGTGCAGTTTGTGATACCAACTGGGACTTCAATGATGCGACTACTGTATGCAGACAGCTTGGCTATATTGAAGCTAGCGAAGCAAAGAACGGTTCGTTCTTCGGAGGGACTCAACTTCCAACAGTGATGGATCGCGTTGCTTGCAGAGGGACGGAACCTTACATATCCGAATGTTCATTTGTATGTGACGGGTTTCAGCCGTGTAACAGCACAGCGGGAGTTGTCTGTAAACCAA ATACCATTCGACTAGCGGGTGAATCGAATGATACCGCAAGTGGACGTGTGGAGATTTACAAGGACGGCTACTGGGGTGCAATCTGTGACAACGACTGGGACATCACTGATGCTGGGGTGGCGTGCAGGCAACTAGGCTTTGCCGGGGCAGAGGAGGCCAAGTCCGGTGGCTACTTTAGCCATGGGAGCGGTCCCATCAGATACATGCATGGGCTGATGTGTGATGGTTCTGAGGCCAAGATCACTGACTGCCCATCGCGATGCTGGGATGAGCCGACGTGTAACAGCACAGAAACTGCTGGAGTCGTCTGTCTTCAAG GAACTGCAAGACCCCAGATTGGACAAGACTTGTTCCCTCTGCAGTAG